Proteins encoded together in one Rossellomorea sp. y25 window:
- a CDS encoding ubiquinol-cytochrome c reductase iron-sulfur subunit, translated as MSKHRVSRRQFLNYTLTGVGGFMAAGMLMPMVRFAVDPVLKTSAAGEFKATKQKVSELTNEPVRVDFSYEQKDAWYTSEVTQTAWVYKNKEGNVVALSPVCKHLGCTVNWAGDKSNPNKFYCPCHGGLYEKNGKNVPGTPPTAPLDVYPTKEKDGILYLGQPEPNKYVK; from the coding sequence ATGAGCAAACATCGTGTATCTAGACGTCAATTCCTTAACTATACACTTACGGGTGTAGGCGGTTTCATGGCGGCAGGAATGTTAATGCCGATGGTTCGATTTGCTGTAGATCCAGTATTAAAAACTTCAGCTGCTGGAGAATTTAAAGCGACAAAGCAAAAAGTTTCAGAGTTAACGAATGAACCAGTACGTGTCGATTTCTCTTATGAACAAAAAGATGCGTGGTACACATCAGAAGTAACACAAACTGCATGGGTTTATAAGAACAAAGAAGGAAATGTTGTTGCTCTTTCACCAGTATGTAAGCATCTTGGATGTACTGTTAACTGGGCGGGCGACAAGAGTAACCCAAACAAGTTCTATTGCCCTTGTCATGGTGGTTTGTATGAGAAAAACGGGAAAAATGTTCCTGGTACACCACCGACAGCACCGTTGGATGTATATCCAACAAAAGAAAAAGACGGTATTTTATACCTTGGACAACCTGAACCAAATAAATATGTTAAGTAA